In a single window of the Methanolobus psychrophilus R15 genome:
- a CDS encoding PAS/PAC sensor signal transduction histidine kinase: MVDILFLNCGPERPTEIMGMLVDNGYSASLLPLASTDASKAIATQKTDIIICSCINGTSDAVLGRIEEVLHEIPAPVLFIIAGSDELFFAWLGTKRLTNYIKEPFTGSELSHAINLLIRSHNAELALRVQESNYQGTVDNPASRFVRHEGVAHNAILKSVTEESLKEVEERFRMITENIDDVIWTMDREGNFLYVSPSQTKLTGYSPQEAMQKPLRDKLTSHSFQKVNDKINAFFADMQQGIMSYSTSMLELEQYRKDGSTVWIDVTVSPIFDDAGNFQFFLGVSRNISERKQFEAELKKQKHVLGTILEHAPFAMLLVNSEGRVESINHAGVEAAGKQKEDILGSLGGVAFSCVNSFKEEGCGASEGCAECAIRNTFTETFNTGRVFHKVEGNLNIALDGEISTRHLLISTARIGLNGDTNVMLSLDDITESKKAQMVLQESKERLAILYENMPGGTLIIGQDYVIEDVNSRTCELTGYKREELIGQLCDILCPKGSSSKKCPIWDEGMECFQGMDTAIKCSDGRRNPILKNATKISIEGKTYILENFQDISGQKEAEEALTSAKMAAETASKIKSEFLASMSHELRTPLNAVIGYSDMLLEGAFGEMNSQQKRSLGHILASGKHLLEVINDILDLSKVESGKMELHCEDFYVHDLLKNVGNIVSLLAKKKNISFSISVQPESLGVNADKVRMKQILYNLVSNAIKFTSEDGYVRIDACERDGMLELSVSDNGIGISEDDQNKLFVPFSQIYSDTSRHYDGTGLGLSLVKKFVEMHDGDITFESETGKGTTFTITIPLKRQPPVN, translated from the coding sequence ATGGTTGATATACTATTCCTTAATTGTGGTCCGGAACGTCCTACTGAAATCATGGGAATGCTTGTTGATAATGGTTATTCTGCATCCCTGCTGCCTCTGGCCAGCACAGATGCATCAAAAGCAATTGCCACACAAAAAACCGATATTATAATTTGTTCCTGTATAAATGGAACTTCAGATGCTGTCTTAGGTCGTATCGAAGAGGTTCTCCATGAAATCCCTGCTCCTGTGCTGTTTATTATTGCAGGATCCGATGAACTTTTTTTTGCATGGCTTGGCACGAAGCGTCTCACAAATTACATTAAAGAGCCATTTACAGGCAGTGAATTATCCCATGCGATCAATCTGCTTATAAGATCTCATAATGCAGAACTTGCTTTAAGGGTGCAGGAGAGCAATTATCAGGGCACGGTCGATAACCCCGCAAGCAGGTTCGTCCGGCATGAGGGCGTAGCTCACAATGCAATACTCAAGAGTGTTACAGAGGAATCCCTGAAGGAGGTTGAGGAGAGATTCCGTATGATCACAGAGAACATCGATGATGTCATCTGGACAATGGATAGGGAAGGCAATTTCCTTTATGTTAGTCCTTCCCAAACAAAACTGACCGGATATTCTCCGCAAGAGGCAATGCAAAAACCGTTGAGGGATAAGTTAACTTCTCATTCTTTTCAAAAGGTAAATGACAAAATAAACGCGTTCTTTGCAGATATGCAACAGGGTATCATGTCTTATTCCACGAGTATGCTGGAGCTGGAGCAATACCGAAAAGATGGTTCTACTGTGTGGATAGATGTGACTGTGTCTCCTATTTTTGATGATGCAGGAAATTTTCAATTCTTCCTGGGGGTTTCTCGCAATATTAGCGAGCGTAAGCAGTTTGAGGCTGAACTGAAGAAACAAAAGCATGTGCTTGGAACCATATTAGAACATGCGCCTTTCGCCATGCTGCTGGTCAATAGTGAAGGCAGGGTTGAGAGCATAAATCATGCAGGTGTTGAAGCAGCAGGAAAACAAAAGGAAGACATTCTGGGCTCACTTGGAGGTGTCGCCTTCTCATGCGTAAATTCATTTAAGGAAGAGGGATGTGGTGCAAGCGAGGGGTGTGCCGAGTGTGCGATCAGGAATACGTTCACAGAAACCTTCAATACAGGGAGGGTTTTCCACAAGGTTGAAGGCAATCTCAATATTGCCCTGGATGGTGAGATATCCACGCGCCATCTGTTGATATCCACTGCGCGCATTGGTTTGAATGGCGACACCAATGTGATGCTAAGCCTGGATGATATTACTGAGAGCAAGAAGGCACAGATGGTCCTGCAGGAAAGTAAGGAACGCCTGGCAATATTATATGAGAACATGCCTGGCGGGACGCTTATAATCGGTCAGGATTATGTGATAGAGGATGTAAATTCCCGGACATGTGAGCTCACAGGCTATAAGCGAGAAGAACTTATAGGACAACTTTGCGATATATTATGTCCCAAGGGTTCTTCTTCAAAGAAATGTCCTATCTGGGATGAAGGCATGGAATGCTTCCAGGGAATGGACACTGCTATCAAGTGCAGTGACGGCAGAAGAAATCCTATCCTTAAGAACGCAACAAAAATATCAATCGAAGGAAAGACTTACATTCTTGAGAATTTCCAGGATATTTCCGGACAGAAAGAGGCTGAAGAAGCTCTGACCAGTGCGAAGATGGCCGCTGAAACAGCCAGCAAGATAAAAAGTGAGTTCCTTGCCAGTATGAGCCATGAGCTCAGGACTCCTCTCAATGCGGTCATCGGCTACTCTGATATGCTGCTTGAGGGGGCATTTGGGGAAATGAATAGCCAGCAAAAGCGGTCCCTTGGGCACATACTGGCCAGCGGGAAGCACCTTCTGGAAGTTATCAACGACATTCTTGACCTCTCAAAAGTAGAATCCGGAAAGATGGAGCTACATTGTGAGGATTTCTATGTCCATGATTTGCTAAAGAATGTGGGAAACATCGTCTCCTTGCTGGCAAAAAAGAAAAACATCTCTTTCTCGATCTCTGTCCAGCCGGAATCTCTCGGTGTGAATGCGGATAAAGTGCGCATGAAACAGATATTATATAATCTTGTCAGCAACGCAATAAAATTCACATCGGAAGATGGGTATGTGCGCATAGATGCATGCGAAAGGGATGGCATGCTGGAACTTTCTGTGAGTGACAATGGAATCGGCATCTCGGAAGATGACCAGAATAAGCTGTTCGTGCCTTTTTCCCAGATATATTCAGATACGTCCCGGCACTACGACGGGACAGGGCTCGGACTTTCTCTTGTAAAGAAGTTTGTTGAAATGCATGATGGCGATATTACCTTTGAGAGTGAAACTGGAAAAGGCACTACATTCACTATCACGATCCCTCTGAAAAGGCAACCTCCAGTGAACTGA